One segment of Plasmodium gaboni strain SY75 chromosome 3, whole genome shotgun sequence DNA contains the following:
- a CDS encoding hypothetical protein (conserved Plasmodium protein, unknown function): MTYEQLKNFYDIFQKDIEELKFPDELVNANNNNLKDNNIIYYKKWECHEKNGTLPIDYHKNEKIFMKENICIHEKKRFIFLLSSVGKELILDNLLTTSRDKKKENEHIFGNNFLVIRKESNNNYLTIVNKNNNYIYAVIVRNPNIYMNHLNCQTKEQKIYYKYVANEMYEKYKNNQQNISEKKKNVKYSFVYSLYKHCYEEIKKKKYKNNLDYFININFIKEKFKLLKIKTINISNLIWNFQFSKELLKNKLTNMNHGNFLCYIICPDILNKEYKLYLYXXXXXXXXXXXNKEYKLYLYNIIKKKKKKKNPTDTIFYIVEENDKDLNNVPREEKTFHVKYKEQKKNKRYDSDEKKASDHKHINVYNKEDKTLYLQNKNEMISISDDKVNRKNITFYKNISSILNLLNEENELYLQIYNIETYTRIFIYNCEEMNKLHFFHFLKTKYKNFYTHIVNLNTLFGIYLNDTERNILKVFNKCKYILKKNIYKHVFLIIDGIDILAKNVQKEFINDNDYNNKHNHFDKEYINLLNNENETNNVYISPSSSPNHYNNNHSRVLTTLLLCLDSIDTIKKENNNKKKIKTNINENKKIKYNHEQNKNDISNMSFQSDHYSSSDLFEKSSLDTNTIKQKNKTNKISNGVITYNFKNLQQIYKQKCIELKKKKTTNNISVIMLSDVHMNLYNVSLIRAGRFFHFINYLSDV; the protein is encoded by the coding sequence atGACCTATGAACAGTTGAAGAActtttatgatatatttcaaaaagATATTGAAGAATTAAAATTCCCAGATGAATTAGTAAATgcaaataataataacctgaaggataataatattatatattataaaaaatggGAGTGTCATGAGAAAAATGGGACCTTGCCAATTGATTATCATaagaatgaaaaaatatttatgaaagaaaatatttgtattcATGAGAAGAAAcgttttatatttttattgaGTTCAGTTGGAAAAGAATTAATCTTAGATAATTTATTAACAACATCCAGAGacaagaaaaaagaaaatgaacatatttttggaaataattttttagTTATAAGGAAAgaaagtaataataattatttaactatagttaataaaaataataattatatttatgcTGTGATTGTAAGGAATcctaatatatatatgaatcATCTTAATTGTCAAAcaaaagaacaaaaaatatattataaatatgtagCAAATGAAATgtatgaaaaatataaaaataaccaacaaaatattagtgagaaaaaaaaaaacgtTAAATATTCCTTTgtttattctttatataaacattgttatgaagaaataaaaaaaaaaaagtacaAGAATAATTTGGActattttataaatataaattttataaaagaaaagtttaaactattaaaaataaaaactaTCAATATAAGTAATCTTATATGGAATTTCCAATTCTCTAAAGaacttttaaaaaataaattaacaAACATGAACCATGgaaattttttatgttacATTATATGTCCTGATATATTGAATAAggaatataaattatatttatacaaNNNNNNNNNNNNNNNNNNNNNNNNNNNNNNGAATAAggaatataaattatatttatacaatataataaaaaaaaaaaaaaaaaaaaaaaatccAACAGATACTATTTTTTACATAGtagaagaaaatgataaagaTTTGAATAATGTGCCAAGAGAAGAAAAAACTTTTCATGTTAAATATAAGgaacagaaaaaaaataaaagatatgatagtgatgaaaaaaaagcaAGTGATcataaacatattaatgtatataataaagaagaCAAGACgttatatttacaaaataaaaatgaaatgaTTTCCATTTCAGATGATAAAGTGAACAGAAAGaatataacattttataaaaatatatcatccatattaaatttattaaatgaagaaaatgaattgtatttacaaatatataatatagaaaCATATACAcgaatatttatatataactgTGAAGAAATGAATAAgcttcatttttttcatttcttaaaaaccaaatataaaaatttctATACACATATAGTAAATTTAAATACATTATTTGGCATATATCTTAATGACACTGAACggaatattttaaaagtatttaataaatgtaaatatattttaaaaaaaaatatttacaaacatgtatttttaattatagATGGAATAGATATTTTAGCAAAAAATGTTCAGAAAGAATTTATAAATGAcaatgattataataataaacataatcATTTTGAcaaagaatatattaatttattaaataatgaaaacgaaacaaataatgtatatatatctCCGTCTTCATCTCCtaatcattataataataatcatagTCGTGTATTAAcaacattattattatgcTTAGATAGTATAGATACTAtaaagaaagaaaataacaacaagaaaaaaataaaaactaatataaatgaaaataaaaaaataaaatataaccatgaacaaaataaaaatgatatatcGAATATGTCTTTTCAATCTGATCATTATAGCAGTTCTGATTTGTTTGAAAAAAGTTCTCTTGACACAAATACgataaaacaaaaaaacaaaacaaacAAAATATCAAATGGTGTAATAacttataattttaaaaatttacaacaaatatataaacaaaaatgtattgaattaaaaaagaaaaaaacaacaaataatataagtGTTATTATGTTAAGTGATGTCCATATGAATCTTTATAATGTATCCTTAATAAGAGCAGGACGATTCTTCCATTTTATCAATTATTTGTCGgatgtttaa
- a CDS encoding putative GTP-binding protein EngA, with the protein MKNVLKKKFVRNFCYKICIAGACNSGKSSLNNDILDRLNVSHKKSVISNVENYCIKNNENVFKLHKKKCSLTDTIGLNERMLNKLEKWKLEDYNMDMENNNILKNYYNLIMDSNLIFICIKHSEIRQSDILSYNIIKDMYKNMDNIYTIVYNNIKDITNTQHNDIIQSYNFLHIYEYFTNIIFYPYDKNEDLTNVIKEKIINFYERQNVTSQQNGDTLKDHSEFKKNHINQYNDNTLNNCHINENHLNNVNKEERKKQNGEEVLEEELIFNNNQMYDIIDESVRIFHPSISLETKNYFYKFVNLKKKDKSNMKLFNDYFSEQILNKTPSKIGHVEFNEKKNKILKKINNNINNNNINNNNINNNNNINNNNINNNNNNIGDKYQHNNLITMNNVNNTDENTTEYRTKEYSINTNINHINTHPVVDNMFYQYNDNYYEDIKKEQDSFEETYRNEDKNNSDHTNKFREYFFNKIQNNYNFEEKKKKDIQALKNKRIRILKNILNKKEDVNPYDLININEKNYNKDIQENHTNVPLFYGSTSDIINEEDKHVDIMNNKHVDIVSNKNVNDKDVDDVEHNNIDENIHSDVNNKMDCNVVVNNFINDDKENMNIDRHKNKIMMNDENICNKDIKVCVLGEKNCGKTSLIESILKNNIINENDIYELFGTRKYINNDMSFYYKNKKIEILDTCSLNKQHKFKNEDQFFDENHRVYTNIRKSDICIYIKEIKNNNINLNKFDKKMIFYLLKEKKNIIFIVNKIDLILTNFEKKRNEFLQIFSNLFNDIPIIFLNTKNNIHINTLLNKIIHIHKMNNIIISTSLLNIFLMQFLKLFPIPWLKKKKCHFKYIKQISTSPITFLIFTNLYRKVPNNYLTFFKKKLKHEFDLRYINIQFVFKTTCDNKEKVKGPRIK; encoded by the coding sequence ATgaaaaatgttttaaaaaaaaagttcGTAAGAAACTTTTGTTACAAAATATGTATCGCAGGTGCCTGTAATAGTGGTAAATCTTCACTgaataatgatatattagATAGATTAAATGTTAGTCATAAAAAATCAGTTATAAGTAATGTGGAAAATTattgtataaaaaataatgagAATGTTTTTAAACTTCATAAAAAGAAATGCTCTCTAACAGATACAATAGGATTAAATGAAAGAATGCTAAATAAATTAGAAAAATGGAAATTAGAAGATTATAATATGGATatggaaaataataatattttaaaaaattattataatttaattatggatagtaatttaatatttatatgtataaaacATTCAGAAATAAGACAAAGTGATATTCTctcatataatattataaaagatatgtataaaaatatggacaatatatatactatagtttataataatataaaagatataacaaatacacaacataatgatataatacaatcttataattttcttcatatatatgaatattttactaatattattttctatcCATATGACAAAAATGAAGATCTAACAAATGttattaaagaaaaaattataaatttttatgaaaGACAAAATGTAACAAGTCAACAAAATGGTGACACCTTGAAAGATCATAGTgaattcaaaaaaaatcatatcaatcaatataatgataatacaTTAAACAATTGTCATATAAATGAGAACCATTTGAATAATGTTAATAAAGAGGAACgtaaaaaacaaaatggAGAGGAAGTTCTAGAGGAAGAActcatttttaataataatcaaatGTATGATATAATTGACGAGAGTGTAAGAATTTTTCATCCCTCCATAAGTTTggaaacaaaaaattatttttacaaatttgtaaatttgaaaaaaaaagataaatcTAATATGAAATTATTTAACGATTATTTTAGTGAACAAATATTGAATAAGACTCCTTCGAAAATTGGTCACGTAGaatttaatgaaaaaaaaaataaaatattaaaaaaaataaataataatataaataataataatataaataataataatataaataataataataatataaataataataatataaataataataataataatattggTGATAAATATcaacataataatttaattacAATGAACAATGTAAACAATACAGATGAAAATACAACAGAATATAGAACAAAAGAATATTCGATCAacacaaatataaatcatattAATACACATCCTGTTGTTgataatatgttttatcaatataatgataattattatgaagatataaaaaaagaacaagATTCCTTTGAAGAGACATATAGaaatgaagataaaaataatagtgatcatacaaataaatttagagaatatttttttaacaaaatacaaaataattataattttgaagagaaaaaaaaaaaagatatacaagcattaaaaaataaaagaattagaatactgaaaaatattcttaataaaaaagaagatgTTAATCCATATGatttgataaatataaatgaaaagaattataataagGATATTCAAGAAAATCATACAAATGTGCCTTTGTTTTATGGTTCAACAAgtgatattataaatgaagaagacAAACATGTAGACATAATGAATAACAAACATGTAGACATAGTGAGTAACAAAAATGTAAACGATAAAGATGTAGATGATGTGGAgcataataatattgatgaGAACATCCATAGTGATGTCAATAATAAAATGGACTGTAATGTTGTtgttaataattttattaatgatgataaggagaatatgaatatagatcgacataaaaataaaataatgatgaatgatgaaaatatatgtaataaagatataaagGTATGTGTGTTAggagaaaaaaattgtGGTAAAACAAGCTTAATTGAAagtattttaaaaaataacataattAATGAgaatgatatatatgaacTATTTGGAacaagaaaatatataaataatgatatgagtttttattataagaataagAAGATAGAAATATTAGATACTTGTAGTTTAAATAAACAAcataaatttaaaaatgaagatcAATTTTTTGATGAAAATCATAGAGTATATACtaatataagaaaaagtgatatatgtatatatattaaagaaattaaaaataataatataaatttaaataaatttgataaaaaaatgattttctatttattaaaagaaaagaaaaatattatttttatagtaaataaaatagatTTAATTCTAACAAActttgaaaaaaaaagaaatgaatttttacaaatattttcaaaCCTATTTAATGATATACCTATCATATTCCttaatacaaaaaataatatacatattaatacattattaaataaaattattcatattcataaaatgaataatattattatatctacatctcttttaaatattttccttATGCAGTTCTTAAAATTATTTCCAATTCCATggttaaaaaaaaaaaaatgtcattttaaatatataaaacaaataagCACTAGCCCAATCAcatttcttatatttaCAAACTTATATAGAAAGGTACCCAACAATTATCTTActtttttcaaaaaaaaacttaAACACGAATTTGACTTAcgatatataaatattcagTTTGTTTTTAAAACTACATGTGATAATAAAGAGAAGGTTAAGGGCCCGCGcattaaatga